The genomic interval ACCGCCCGCGGCATGGAGATGGGGCACATCTTCCAGCTCGGCCGCAAGTACGCGCAGGCCCTGGGCCTGCAGGTGCTCGACGAGAACGGCAAGCTCGTCACGGTCACCATGGGCTCCTACGGCGTGGGCGTCTCCCGCGCCGTCGCCGCCATCGCCGAGGCCGGCCACGACGAGCTGGGCCTGGTCTGGCCGCGCTCGGTGGCCCCCGTCGACGTGCACGTGGTCGTCGCGGGCAAGGACGCCGCGGTCGTCGAGGGCGGCGAGCGCCTCGCCGCCGAGCTGGTGGCCGCCGGCCTCGACGTCCTCCTGGACGACCGCCCCCGCGTCAGCCCCGGCGTGAAGTTCAAGGACGCCGAGCTGGTGGGCGTGCCCACGATCGTCACGGTGGGCAAGCGCCTCGCCGACGGCGTCGTCGAGGTCCGCGACCGCGCCTCCGGCGAGCGCACGGACGTGCCCGTCGAGGGCGCCGCGCAGCACCTCGTCGCGCTCGTGCGCGGCTGACGCCCTGCTCGGGCTCGAGGGGCTGACCCCCGAGGTCTTCGCCCTGCTCCTGCTCGCCGCGCTGGCGGCCGGGTGGGTCGACGCGGTGGTCGGCGGCGGCGGTCTCGTCCAGCTGCCGGCGCTGCTGCTCGTCCCCGGGATCAGCCCGGTCCAGGCCCTGGCCACCAACAAGCTGGCGGGGTTCGCGGGGACGACGACGAGCGCCGTCACGTACGCCCGCCGCGTGCGCGTGGACCTGCGCACCGCGGTGCCCATGGCGCTGGCCGCCGGCCTGGCCGCGGCCGGGGGAGCGGCCCTGGCGCACTGGGTGCCCGCCGGCGCGCTGCGCCCGGTGGTGCTCGTGGCGCTGGTGGCCGTGGCCGCGTGGACCCTGCTGCGCCCACCCCCGGCGGAGGCGGCGGCGCTGCGCTTCGACGGGCGCCGACACGCCGCGGCCGCCGCGGCGCTGGGCGGGCTCGTCGGCCTCTACGACGGCGCGCTCGGGCCGGGCACCGGCTCGTTCCTCGTGGCCGGGCTCGTCGGCCTCGGGTACGCCTTCCTGCCCGCCAGCGCCGTCGCGAAGGTGGTCAACGCCGCCACCAACCTCGGGGCGCTGGTGGTGTTCACCCTCGCCGGGTCCGTGGTGTGGGGGCTGGGCCTGTCCATGGCC from Quadrisphaera sp. RL12-1S carries:
- a CDS encoding TSUP family transporter, translating into MLGLEGLTPEVFALLLLAALAAGWVDAVVGGGGLVQLPALLLVPGISPVQALATNKLAGFAGTTTSAVTYARRVRVDLRTAVPMALAAGLAAAGGAALAHWVPAGALRPVVLVALVAVAAWTLLRPPPAEAAALRFDGRRHAAAAAALGGLVGLYDGALGPGTGSFLVAGLVGLGYAFLPASAVAKVVNAATNLGALVVFTLAGSVVWGLGLSMAVANVLGGYLGARTAVARGSGFVRVVFLVVVGALVLRLGWQVLAPLLG